Proteins encoded within one genomic window of Candidatus Scalindua japonica:
- the accD gene encoding acetyl-CoA carboxylase, carboxyltransferase subunit beta, with the protein MFFRKKKNIPDGLWQRCDGCKSVVYKKKVEEKHNVCPECNHHFRITTKERIDITLDKDSFEEYWNDMVPADPLKFKDRIKYKDRVISEQKKTMLNEAATVGKGTIDGKDVIFCVTDSSFIMGSMGSVVGEKIARAAEMALKLKLPLIIVSGSGGGARMHEGAFSLMQMAKTCAAIARLQDAGLLFISVLTDPTLGGVMASFASQGDIIIAEPGALVGFAGPRVIKETIRKTLPKGFQSAESMLKHGFIDIIAGRDRLKSEISKILDYCNCNSSS; encoded by the coding sequence TTGTTCTTTAGAAAGAAAAAAAATATACCTGACGGATTATGGCAAAGGTGCGATGGGTGTAAAAGCGTAGTTTATAAAAAAAAGGTGGAAGAGAAACATAATGTTTGTCCGGAATGTAATCATCACTTCAGGATCACAACAAAAGAGCGAATAGATATCACACTGGATAAAGACAGTTTTGAAGAATACTGGAATGATATGGTGCCTGCTGATCCCTTGAAATTTAAGGACCGTATAAAATATAAAGATCGTGTTATAAGTGAACAGAAAAAAACAATGTTAAATGAAGCCGCAACGGTTGGGAAGGGCACTATTGATGGAAAGGATGTTATTTTTTGTGTTACGGATTCAAGCTTTATAATGGGGAGTATGGGGTCAGTAGTAGGAGAAAAAATTGCGAGAGCAGCAGAAATGGCATTGAAACTGAAATTGCCACTTATCATAGTCTCCGGTTCCGGAGGAGGAGCAAGAATGCATGAAGGCGCATTTTCTCTTATGCAAATGGCAAAGACATGTGCCGCTATCGCCAGGCTTCAAGATGCGGGATTACTTTTTATCTCTGTGCTTACTGATCCGACATTAGGAGGTGTCATGGCAAGCTTTGCTTCGCAAGGAGACATTATAATCGCAGAACCCGGTGCTCTTGTGGGATTTGCTGGCCCAAGAGTTATTAAAGAGACGATCAGAAAAACGCTTCCCAAAGGATTTCAATCTGCAGAATCGATGCTTAAGCATGGATTTATCGACATAATTGCTGGACGCGACCGATTAAAGTCGGAAATTTCAAAAATTCTGGATTATTGTAATTGTAACAGCAGTAGTTAA
- the gap gene encoding type I glyceraldehyde-3-phosphate dehydrogenase, with product MAIKVGINGFGRIGRNVFRVIAEREDIDVVAINDLADARTLSLLLKYDSVHGKFNGDIEAKEDTIVVKGKEVTLTKEKDPANLPWKRLEVDIAIESTGIFTKRADCVKHLEAGAKKVILSAPSKDQLDATIVMGINENDLRTEHKIVSNASCTTNCLAPLVKVINDNFQLEKGLVTTIHAYTNDQNVADMMHKDLRRARAAAINIIPTTTGAAKAIGEVIPTLKGKLDGMAMRVPVANGSVTDLVAIVKRNVSIEEVNSALKAAADSKLNGILEYCEDPIVSSDIIGNEHSCILDAMSTCVIGGNLIKVIGWYDNEWGYSNRMVDLVKLITKA from the coding sequence ATGGCAATAAAAGTAGGAATAAATGGTTTTGGTAGAATAGGTCGTAATGTATTTAGAGTAATTGCAGAGAGGGAAGATATTGATGTGGTTGCCATAAATGATTTAGCTGACGCCAGGACGTTATCTCTGCTTTTGAAATATGATTCAGTCCATGGAAAATTTAACGGTGATATTGAGGCAAAAGAAGATACGATAGTTGTAAAGGGAAAAGAGGTAACACTGACAAAGGAGAAAGACCCTGCCAACCTTCCATGGAAACGCTTAGAAGTTGATATAGCGATAGAATCTACGGGAATATTTACAAAGAGGGCAGATTGTGTAAAACATCTTGAGGCTGGAGCAAAAAAAGTAATCTTATCCGCACCCTCAAAAGACCAGCTTGACGCTACGATAGTTATGGGGATAAATGAAAATGACCTTCGTACAGAACATAAAATTGTTTCCAATGCCTCTTGCACTACAAATTGTCTTGCTCCCCTCGTAAAAGTAATTAATGACAACTTTCAATTAGAAAAAGGCCTTGTGACGACCATCCACGCTTATACGAATGACCAGAATGTTGCAGATATGATGCACAAGGATTTGAGAAGGGCGAGGGCCGCGGCCATTAACATTATTCCAACGACCACCGGCGCTGCCAAAGCCATTGGCGAGGTCATTCCGACACTTAAGGGAAAGCTTGACGGTATGGCAATGCGGGTGCCTGTTGCTAATGGTTCAGTAACTGATTTAGTGGCAATCGTGAAAAGGAATGTAAGTATAGAAGAGGTTAACAGCGCTTTAAAAGCAGCGGCAGACAGCAAATTGAATGGTATATTGGAATACTGCGAAGACCCCATTGTCTCTTCTGACATAATAGGCAATGAACATTCATGTATCCTGGATGCCATGTCTACATGTGTAATTGGTGGTAATTTGATAAAAGTAATAGGCTGGTACGATAACGAATGGGGTTATTCAAACCGTATGGTTGATCTTGTGAAACTTATCACAAAGGCTTAA
- a CDS encoding GIY-YIG nuclease family protein translates to MHYCYILLSLKSHIFYSGSTKNLKARIKLHNEGKVKSTKPHLPWELVWYGAFETEKQSKNFEKYLKSGSGKAFAYKRLVSVALAKDITKGRKTD, encoded by the coding sequence ATGCATTATTGTTATATTCTATTAAGCTTAAAGTCTCACATCTTTTATTCTGGCTCTACAAAAAATTTAAAAGCCAGAATAAAATTACATAACGAAGGAAAGGTGAAGAGCACTAAGCCACATTTGCCTTGGGAATTAGTGTGGTATGGTGCTTTCGAAACAGAGAAACAGTCGAAAAATTTTGAAAAATATTTGAAGTCTGGTTCGGGAAAAGCATTTGCATATAAAAGGCTAGTTTCTGTTGCTTTAGCAAAAGATATTACCAAGGGCAGAAAAACAGACTAA
- the rpe gene encoding ribulose-phosphate 3-epimerase, with product MQIKISASILSADSTQLGNEIKRVEQAGVDLIHIDVMDGHFVPNITMGPFIVEGIKKITNVPLDIHLMIENPDKYVESFTQKTDKDDILTFHIEATDDPLSVINLIKNRGLKAGIAINPDTQGQVVEKLLGAIDMLLVMTVYPGFSGQAFKKYVCEKIKKLREIAPENLDIEVDGGIKPETIADAASAGANVFAAATSIFGKDDYKDAIEALRKEANENSYQFMKSGGSL from the coding sequence ATGCAAATAAAAATATCTGCGTCAATACTTTCTGCCGATTCAACTCAGCTGGGTAATGAAATTAAGAGGGTAGAACAGGCTGGTGTTGACTTAATTCATATAGATGTTATGGATGGTCATTTTGTACCAAATATTACAATGGGGCCATTTATCGTTGAAGGAATAAAAAAAATTACCAACGTTCCCCTGGACATCCATCTCATGATTGAGAATCCGGATAAATATGTGGAGTCGTTTACACAGAAGACAGACAAGGATGATATCTTGACTTTTCATATCGAGGCAACAGATGATCCTTTGAGTGTTATCAATTTAATTAAAAACAGGGGACTAAAAGCAGGAATTGCCATTAACCCTGATACCCAGGGACAGGTTGTTGAAAAACTACTTGGAGCGATAGACATGCTTCTTGTAATGACAGTATATCCGGGGTTTTCAGGTCAGGCATTCAAGAAATATGTATGTGAAAAAATTAAAAAATTGAGGGAAATTGCTCCTGAAAATCTTGATATTGAGGTGGATGGCGGTATAAAACCGGAAACTATTGCTGATGCGGCATCTGCCGGTGCAAATGTTTTCGCCGCTGCAACCTCTATATTTGGTAAGGATGACTATAAAGACGCAATAGAAGCCCTCCGTAAAGAAGCAAATGAGAACTCTTATCAGTTTATGAAAAGCGGAGGCTCTCTTTAG
- a CDS encoding SPFH domain-containing protein: MEKSFNPKGVKKKTPIVSKKMIFFVIVPIALVVLLVVGGRKLTWKEIQADEVAVIINNITGHIKAIDRAGAVIYYPFIQDLYILDKQEQKEPMTSSNISEDFPQGNPIILKTRDGGDVSIDLIIQYKLLSNLANKIVQDTGIGEEFKEKWIWDYARTICRYEFGELSISEFPDSVKRMEKIKTSEKELNKLLNPHGIFVTSLTFIDYRYYREYAEKIHERRLADKEVEEQVQRASAAEKNQDRVVTEETKKLDVAISRFRGTLHQMEIDARAEADKIKDAGRAYLIKAFLDADADYDRLEKEAASILAVKKAEAEGIYALKKALEGAGGRNLVKMEYARRLRKATIIGTPVLKASEEIPQLIREKQLWQSGDVRNPEVKKESTPSGNKKNTAPHGKPSEHEASSGGHGGQGKPSGHGH; encoded by the coding sequence ATGGAAAAAAGCTTTAACCCAAAAGGAGTTAAAAAAAAGACGCCGATTGTTTCTAAGAAAATGATATTTTTCGTTATTGTGCCTATTGCATTGGTCGTTTTACTGGTTGTAGGTGGCAGAAAGTTGACATGGAAGGAGATACAGGCTGACGAAGTTGCAGTGATTATCAATAACATTACCGGCCATATTAAAGCTATAGATCGCGCCGGCGCTGTAATCTACTATCCATTTATTCAGGATCTCTATATTCTTGATAAACAAGAGCAGAAAGAGCCTATGACTTCATCGAATATATCTGAAGATTTCCCTCAGGGTAACCCTATTATACTTAAGACACGTGATGGTGGTGACGTAAGTATTGACTTGATTATACAGTATAAATTACTTTCGAATCTGGCAAATAAGATTGTTCAAGATACCGGTATTGGTGAGGAATTTAAAGAGAAGTGGATATGGGATTATGCAAGAACTATTTGTAGGTATGAATTTGGAGAACTGTCTATAAGTGAATTTCCCGATTCAGTAAAGAGAATGGAAAAGATAAAGACATCTGAAAAAGAACTTAACAAATTATTGAATCCGCATGGAATATTTGTAACTTCTTTGACTTTTATCGATTATCGATATTACAGGGAATACGCGGAGAAGATCCACGAAAGAAGGCTTGCAGACAAAGAAGTAGAAGAGCAGGTACAGAGAGCATCTGCTGCCGAAAAGAACCAGGACAGGGTCGTTACTGAAGAAACCAAGAAACTCGATGTGGCAATATCAAGGTTCAGGGGTACACTGCATCAGATGGAAATAGACGCGAGAGCTGAGGCGGACAAAATAAAGGATGCCGGCAGAGCATACCTTATCAAGGCGTTTCTTGATGCGGATGCGGATTATGATAGACTGGAAAAAGAAGCGGCATCAATACTTGCGGTGAAGAAGGCAGAAGCTGAGGGTATTTACGCCCTTAAAAAGGCACTCGAGGGTGCTGGCGGCCGCAATCTCGTTAAAATGGAGTATGCCAGAAGATTGCGCAAGGCGACGATAATAGGAACACCGGTTTTAAAGGCGTCTGAAGAAATACCTCAACTTATAAGGGAAAAACAACTATGGCAATCTGGCGACGTGCGGAATCCTGAGGTAAAGAAAGAAAGTACGCCTTCTGGCAATAAAAAAAATACGGCGCCACATGGTAAGCCATCAGAACACGAAGCCTCTTCAGGTGGTCATGGTGGACAAGGCAAGCCTTCAGGACACGGGCACTAA
- a CDS encoding DUF1566 domain-containing protein: MKKYLLYFLITSLALLSGRVTQAEEANPQKITLRSSYMNLSVSEVQSMPNLYIRKFDEWGFYGHSTIIHRYEKKSIKGDNVVIDHTTGLMWLQSGSKEYMQWVAAKAWIRNLNTRKYGGYNDWRFPTIEEAASLLEPGKTNALHIDPIFDKEQWGIWSGDKRGSSTWSVYFSLGNVRWRYKNRYVRPVRSLN, translated from the coding sequence ATGAAAAAGTATTTACTATATTTCTTAATAACATCACTAGCTCTTCTTTCTGGCCGGGTGACACAAGCAGAGGAAGCAAATCCACAAAAAATAACCTTGCGTTCATCCTACATGAATTTATCTGTTTCTGAAGTACAGTCAATGCCAAATCTTTATATACGAAAATTTGATGAGTGGGGATTTTACGGACACAGCACAATCATTCACCGCTACGAGAAAAAGTCGATAAAAGGAGACAATGTGGTAATAGATCATACAACGGGGCTTATGTGGCTCCAGTCGGGTTCAAAAGAGTATATGCAGTGGGTTGCAGCAAAAGCATGGATAAGGAATTTGAATACCCGAAAGTATGGAGGCTATAACGACTGGAGATTCCCTACTATAGAGGAAGCAGCATCACTGCTTGAACCTGGCAAGACGAATGCCCTCCATATAGATCCAATCTTTGACAAGGAACAGTGGGGTATCTGGTCCGGTGATAAACGAGGCAGTAGCACCTGGAGTGTCTACTTCAGCCTTGGTAACGTACGCTGGCGCTACAAAAACCGATATGTTCGTCCGGTCCGTTCACTCAATTGA
- a CDS encoding SPFH domain-containing protein, giving the protein MIKFLAKFFAKFFVPIVIIMAIIIIVVGVRFMIIRVQIDQIGVKTTIWGIRRGVVQKDFKPGWHKFIRQIESWDLYDGTVQTLNLTREARNAKGQMESREIRIRTADDYDVTVDIIVKYQIMKGRANKIRQEIGPGDRYKIFVENEAKDVARSVLGKMTEKNLYNPDEKRRRAEEAKILLSSQLESRHVKVIDWLILDMRFDAQLERKIKNVKLAELDELLNIAKERAVEKRGITQSIDATTEALAQKIQSDKDGQIVTLKAQMDVKVTEIVSSANKFMIEQKAEGDHYMHVRHAAGELLVDRAKAEGERLRRVAMTGLGGDLIVALEAARNINLDNVVVSTQDMDLLNVDEMIIKLGAGVERDLPIILELEDSPGSLKLSDDLPEVLRDRGGHGGGHDGGHGKEEHEKPLKHRDSAPYHQTDKEQDHGASLLEEHGHESDTHHSHEASGETRHDTTHEDLEPSSMTQSFPVSQ; this is encoded by the coding sequence ATGATAAAGTTTCTGGCCAAATTTTTTGCAAAATTTTTCGTACCCATAGTAATCATCATGGCTATCATAATCATTGTTGTTGGTGTAAGGTTTATGATAATCAGAGTACAGATTGATCAGATAGGGGTAAAAACAACAATATGGGGTATCAGGAGGGGTGTTGTACAGAAGGACTTCAAGCCGGGTTGGCATAAGTTTATCCGGCAGATTGAATCATGGGATCTATATGATGGTACTGTACAGACACTTAATCTGACACGGGAAGCACGTAATGCGAAAGGCCAGATGGAATCGAGGGAAATACGTATACGAACTGCAGATGACTATGACGTTACTGTTGATATAATAGTGAAATATCAAATAATGAAAGGTAGGGCAAACAAGATTCGTCAGGAAATAGGCCCGGGTGACAGATACAAAATATTTGTAGAAAATGAAGCAAAAGATGTTGCCAGAAGTGTTTTAGGAAAGATGACGGAAAAGAACCTCTATAACCCCGATGAGAAGCGTAGAAGGGCTGAAGAAGCGAAGATCCTACTTTCAAGCCAGCTTGAATCACGTCACGTCAAGGTTATTGATTGGCTTATACTCGACATGAGATTTGATGCACAACTAGAGAGAAAGATTAAAAATGTTAAGCTTGCTGAGTTAGATGAGTTGTTGAATATAGCGAAAGAAAGGGCTGTTGAAAAGAGAGGTATTACTCAATCAATCGATGCAACTACCGAAGCGCTCGCACAGAAAATTCAATCAGATAAGGATGGTCAAATAGTAACCCTGAAAGCGCAAATGGATGTAAAGGTTACCGAGATCGTTTCCAGCGCGAACAAGTTCATGATAGAACAGAAGGCGGAGGGAGACCATTACATGCATGTGAGACATGCGGCAGGAGAACTGCTGGTTGACAGGGCAAAGGCTGAGGGTGAAAGGCTAAGGAGGGTGGCGATGACGGGCCTGGGCGGAGATTTAATCGTTGCGCTCGAGGCGGCCAGGAATATAAATCTGGACAATGTAGTAGTGTCGACTCAGGACATGGATCTTCTTAATGTAGACGAAATGATTATTAAATTAGGGGCAGGTGTAGAGAGAGACTTGCCGATCATATTGGAACTTGAAGATTCACCGGGGTCACTCAAACTGTCGGATGACTTGCCTGAGGTATTGAGAGACCGGGGGGGACACGGAGGAGGCCATGACGGTGGACATGGAAAAGAAGAACACGAAAAGCCTTTGAAACACCGTGATTCCGCTCCTTATCATCAAACAGACAAAGAACAGGACCACGGAGCTTCTTTATTAGAAGAACATGGACATGAATCAGATACTCATCACAGTCACGAAGCATCTGGCGAGACACGTCATGATACTACTCATGAAGACTTGGAACCTTCATCTATGACTCAGTCGTTTCCTGTTTCTCAATAA
- a CDS encoding phosphoglycerate kinase, with protein sequence MNKLFINELDLKGKKVFVRVDYNVPFDEQGNISDDARIRATLPTINYLLDEGAKIILASHLGRPGGKVSLEYSLKPVAKRLTRLLNKEVTLAKDCIGPDVRKLADAMQPEDILLLENLRFHKGERENDPEFAKELASLCDVMVQDAFGNCHRSHASMVGMNKEVPQSAAGFLVKREIDYFEKAVNAPSRPVVAIVGGAKVTDKIKIIENLVKKVDKIIIGGAMAFPFLAVHGYGVGKATIDENVAVKVLMINQLAKERGVKIYLPVDFVAAEKFDGNAETKLVTFQEVPDDWFALDIGPASTKLFSEAMQNAKTILWNGPMGAFEIDAFSRGTYAMVEAVVTAYALTIVGGGDTDLAFHRMGESYKVSFISTGGGAFLELLEGKELPGIAALTDKKES encoded by the coding sequence ATGAACAAACTTTTTATTAACGAACTTGACCTGAAAGGCAAGAAGGTATTTGTACGAGTGGATTATAATGTTCCCTTTGACGAGCAGGGGAATATTAGCGATGATGCCAGGATAAGGGCCACTTTGCCAACCATTAATTATTTACTTGATGAAGGAGCAAAAATAATTCTCGCTTCTCATCTTGGCAGACCAGGAGGAAAGGTCTCACTGGAATACAGTTTAAAGCCGGTCGCTAAAAGGCTTACCAGGCTTCTCAATAAGGAAGTGACCCTGGCAAAAGATTGCATTGGTCCTGATGTTAGAAAGCTGGCAGATGCGATGCAGCCTGAAGACATCTTGCTGCTTGAAAACCTCCGTTTTCATAAAGGAGAACGGGAAAATGATCCTGAGTTTGCCAAAGAATTGGCAAGTTTATGTGATGTGATGGTACAGGATGCATTTGGAAATTGTCACAGATCGCATGCCTCAATGGTTGGTATGAATAAGGAAGTGCCACAGTCGGCGGCAGGTTTTCTTGTGAAAAGAGAGATAGATTATTTTGAGAAGGCAGTCAATGCTCCGTCGAGGCCGGTAGTTGCTATAGTTGGAGGAGCAAAGGTTACGGACAAGATAAAAATAATAGAAAATCTGGTAAAAAAGGTTGATAAAATAATTATCGGTGGTGCAATGGCATTTCCTTTCCTTGCGGTTCATGGATATGGTGTTGGCAAGGCAACGATAGATGAAAATGTCGCAGTGAAGGTCCTCATGATAAATCAACTTGCCAAGGAGAGAGGTGTCAAAATATATTTGCCGGTGGACTTTGTGGCTGCAGAAAAATTTGACGGTAATGCGGAGACTAAGCTGGTTACTTTCCAGGAAGTTCCGGATGACTGGTTTGCTCTCGATATCGGGCCTGCAAGCACAAAGCTTTTTTCTGAAGCCATGCAAAATGCAAAGACTATACTATGGAATGGCCCCATGGGGGCATTTGAAATTGACGCATTCAGTAGGGGCACGTATGCAATGGTGGAGGCAGTTGTAACTGCTTATGCGTTGACCATTGTAGGGGGAGGAGATACGGACCTTGCGTTTCACAGAATGGGAGAATCATACAAAGTATCATTTATATCCACCGGTGGCGGCGCCTTCCTGGAGCTATTAGAAGGCAAAGAGTTGCCTGGAATAGCGGCGCTGACAGATAAGAAAGAGTCATGA
- a CDS encoding CsgG/HfaB family protein, whose amino-acid sequence MEKLSNLQIIMKQYAVVVFFLVSSCAAIEKVSEVDINENFPHDEIQKIAVIMFQTNVDHEEKSLFFSNTSISPNAGTVLASMIARELVKLDRYVVVNRKAVEEDLESKNLKIEDFLLTQSYLDLGKQLGVDAIVIGRVEGFGVSYKTKTSGIFLSPLVTKVSFTVKCVDVTTNETIWAVKIKGSSIDDNERVLSSRLISETFETLKIKLN is encoded by the coding sequence ATGGAAAAACTTTCAAATCTGCAAATTATTATGAAGCAATATGCGGTAGTAGTCTTCTTTCTTGTTTCAAGCTGTGCCGCAATAGAGAAGGTTTCAGAGGTTGATATTAACGAAAATTTTCCTCATGATGAGATTCAAAAAATAGCGGTAATTATGTTCCAAACAAACGTAGATCATGAAGAAAAATCCTTGTTTTTTTCAAACACCTCCATATCTCCAAATGCAGGGACGGTTCTTGCAAGCATGATTGCAAGAGAACTGGTAAAATTGGATAGATATGTTGTTGTTAATAGAAAGGCTGTGGAGGAAGACCTGGAATCAAAAAATCTTAAAATAGAAGATTTTTTACTCACGCAAAGCTATTTGGACCTGGGAAAACAATTGGGTGTTGATGCCATTGTCATTGGCAGAGTTGAGGGTTTTGGTGTTTCCTACAAGACAAAAACTTCCGGGATATTCTTATCGCCATTAGTGACAAAAGTCTCATTTACGGTAAAATGTGTGGATGTAACTACAAATGAAACAATTTGGGCTGTTAAGATTAAGGGAAGCTCTATAGACGACAATGAAAGGGTTTTGTCGTCTAGGCTTATATCAGAAACTTTTGAAACGCTTAAGATAAAATTAAACTAA
- a CDS encoding NAD-dependent epimerase/dehydratase family protein, with protein MTRQTVLITGASGFIGTALIARLRNKYYIVGLDKKLYNNRDSNVLWYKVDISDKRCLGEFFNEIKAKISGKIDYVFHLAAYYDMSNKENRRYHETNENGTRYLLDNLIHFNVKNFIFTSSTVVFKPVIGNEKLNEGSNLSTFMHYGNSKISGEKIVSEYREKIQSTIFRLSGVYSQDCRSIPLANQIVFIWNRSFGYRILPGRGDGGISYVHIEDVLDAFEKSMLMAQEIPSGSIMILSEEYLLSNNELCDLISREIYGKHLNLIHLPIWIVWFCIIIVSNFYLLTGKRYFFKPWMLKLTDKKYQFNIEKAKQTLNWQPRFQMKTYMAKIINNLKGNPDRWNTINKIK; from the coding sequence ATGACCAGACAAACGGTATTAATCACAGGTGCCAGTGGTTTTATTGGAACAGCATTGATTGCTCGACTGCGTAATAAATATTACATTGTTGGCCTTGACAAAAAACTATATAACAATCGAGATAGCAATGTGTTATGGTATAAAGTTGATATTTCAGACAAGAGATGTCTTGGTGAATTTTTCAATGAAATAAAAGCAAAGATTTCAGGAAAAATCGATTATGTGTTTCATCTGGCAGCATATTATGACATGTCAAACAAAGAAAACAGGCGGTATCATGAAACTAATGAAAACGGGACCAGGTACTTACTGGACAATTTAATACATTTCAATGTGAAAAACTTTATTTTTACGAGTAGCACGGTCGTGTTTAAACCTGTTATAGGTAATGAGAAACTAAATGAAGGTTCAAATTTAAGTACATTCATGCATTATGGAAATTCAAAAATTTCAGGAGAAAAAATAGTTTCTGAATACAGGGAAAAGATACAATCGACAATCTTCAGACTTTCGGGAGTATATTCTCAGGATTGCAGATCTATACCGCTTGCCAACCAAATTGTTTTTATCTGGAATAGAAGTTTTGGTTATAGAATTCTGCCGGGAAGGGGAGATGGCGGTATATCTTACGTGCATATTGAAGATGTACTCGACGCCTTTGAGAAATCGATGTTAATGGCCCAAGAAATACCTTCCGGTTCGATAATGATTTTGTCTGAAGAATACCTTCTCTCAAATAATGAGCTTTGCGACCTTATATCCCGTGAGATTTATGGAAAACATTTAAATTTAATACATCTCCCAATATGGATTGTGTGGTTTTGTATAATTATTGTTAGTAATTTTTATTTATTAACAGGAAAAAGATATTTTTTTAAACCGTGGATGTTAAAATTGACAGACAAAAAATATCAATTTAATATTGAAAAAGCCAAACAAACATTAAATTGGCAACCCAGATTTCAGATGAAGACTTATATGGCAAAAATAATTAATAATCTCAAGGGTAACCCAGACAGGTGGAACACAATTAACAAGATAAAATAA